AAATACTTACCAAACTTGTTACAGTTTCGGTAGGCTTGATAAGTTCAGTAAACTTGTTGAATATGTTAGGGAAAAACATAGTTATGAAGTGCCAGAAATAGTTGCTGTCCCATTAATTATTGGTTTTGCAAAATACTTGGATTGGCTAGAT
This is a stretch of genomic DNA from Staphylothermus hellenicus DSM 12710. It encodes these proteins:
- the cutA gene encoding divalent cation tolerance protein CutA, with the translated sequence MNTYQTCYSFGRLDKFSKLVEYVREKHSYEVPEIVAVPLIIGFAKYLDWLDEVVNSSK